A single window of Rhizobium sp. SL42 DNA harbors:
- the ccmE gene encoding cytochrome c maturation protein CcmE, with translation MTRKQKRLAVIAGGMGFILTAVLLVMFAFGQSIAYFYMPSDIAEKGVGPDTRIRLGGLVAEGSVVRGEGSTVKFSVTDGNGTVPVTYTGILPDLFREGQGVVTEGMFTAGSQVFVADTVLAKHDENYMPKEVADRLKEDGVWQGEEKTQ, from the coding sequence ATGACCCGCAAGCAGAAGCGTCTCGCCGTGATCGCCGGCGGCATGGGCTTCATCCTGACGGCGGTGCTTCTGGTGATGTTCGCCTTCGGGCAGTCGATCGCCTATTTCTACATGCCGTCCGACATCGCCGAAAAGGGCGTCGGCCCCGATACCCGCATCCGCCTCGGTGGGCTTGTCGCCGAGGGCTCGGTGGTGCGCGGCGAGGGCTCGACGGTGAAATTCTCCGTGACCGACGGCAACGGCACCGTGCCGGTCACCTATACCGGCATCCTGCCTGACCTGTTCCGTGAGGGGCAGGGCGTGGTGACCGAAGGCATGTTCACCGCCGGCAGCCAGGTCTTCGTCGCCGATACCGTTCTGGCCAAGCATGACGAGAACTACATGCCGAAGGAAGTCGCCGACCGCCTGAAAGAGGACGGCGTCTGGCAGGGCGAGGAAAAGACCCAATGA
- a CDS encoding heme lyase CcmF/NrfE family subunit, protein MIIELGHYALVLALATCLVISVLPVIGARRGDAALMAVATTGTYALFGLVAFSFSVLTWGYVVSDFSVQNVYENSHSMKPMIYKISGVWGNHEGSMMLWVLILTLFSAMVAFFGTNLPDRLKANVLAVQAWITTAFTLFILLTSNPFIRLSPVPAEGQDLNPVLQDVGLAIHPPLLYLGYVGFSVCFSFAVAALIDGRIDAAWARWVRPWTLTAWTFLTAGISMGSYWAYYELGWGGWWFWDPVENASFMPWLAGTALLHSALVMEKRDALKIWTVLLAIIAFSLSLLGTFLVRSGVLTSVHAFATDPTRGIFILGILVIFIGGALSLFALRAPMLKAGGLFQPISREGSLVLNNLILTVSAATVLIGTLYPLLLETLTNEKISVGPPFFNLTFGFLMSPLLLAVPFGPMLAWKRGDLLAALQRLYLAAGLALVAGLALFYAENGGPVLSVFGLAAAFFLILGALADLWYRAGFGKQTAAVAWGRFKGLPRSAFGTSLAHMGLGITVLGIVAVTTFETETVVEMKPGMTAEAGGFVLTFDGLRPAQGPNYTEDRGHFTIRKGGVAVADVWSSKRLYTARRMPTTEAGIVTFGLSQLYVSLGDPMADGGLVVRIWWKPWILCIWLGTLVMMAGGVVSLSDRRLRVGVPKRKAKAATPVPEQVAEAAE, encoded by the coding sequence ATGATCATCGAGCTTGGTCATTATGCGCTGGTGCTGGCGCTTGCCACCTGTCTCGTCATCTCGGTGCTGCCGGTGATCGGCGCAAGGCGCGGCGACGCCGCCCTGATGGCGGTGGCGACCACCGGAACCTATGCCCTGTTCGGCCTTGTCGCCTTCTCTTTCAGCGTTTTGACCTGGGGTTATGTCGTCTCGGATTTTTCGGTGCAGAACGTCTACGAGAATTCGCATTCGATGAAGCCGATGATCTACAAGATCTCCGGCGTCTGGGGCAATCATGAAGGCTCGATGATGCTCTGGGTGCTCATCCTGACCCTGTTTTCGGCGATGGTGGCCTTTTTCGGCACCAATCTGCCGGACCGCCTGAAGGCCAATGTGCTGGCGGTGCAGGCCTGGATCACCACGGCGTTCACGCTGTTCATCCTCCTGACGTCCAACCCCTTCATCCGCCTGTCGCCGGTACCGGCCGAAGGCCAGGACCTTAACCCGGTGCTTCAGGATGTCGGGCTCGCCATTCATCCGCCGCTGCTCTATCTCGGCTATGTCGGCTTTTCCGTCTGCTTCTCCTTTGCCGTCGCCGCCCTGATCGACGGCCGCATCGACGCTGCCTGGGCGCGCTGGGTCCGGCCCTGGACGCTGACCGCCTGGACCTTCCTGACAGCGGGCATCTCGATGGGCTCGTACTGGGCCTATTACGAGCTGGGCTGGGGCGGCTGGTGGTTCTGGGACCCGGTCGAAAACGCCTCCTTCATGCCATGGCTCGCCGGCACGGCGCTCCTGCATTCGGCGCTGGTGATGGAAAAGCGCGATGCGCTGAAGATCTGGACGGTGCTGCTGGCGATCATCGCCTTTTCGCTGTCGCTGCTCGGCACCTTCCTGGTGCGTTCCGGCGTTTTGACCTCGGTGCATGCCTTTGCCACCGATCCGACACGCGGCATCTTCATTCTCGGCATCCTGGTGATCTTCATCGGCGGCGCGCTCTCGCTCTTTGCCCTGCGCGCACCGATGCTGAAGGCCGGCGGCCTGTTCCAGCCGATCTCGCGCGAGGGCTCGCTCGTCCTCAACAACCTGATCCTGACAGTTTCGGCAGCGACCGTCCTGATCGGCACGCTCTATCCGCTGCTGCTCGAAACGCTGACCAACGAGAAGATTTCGGTCGGGCCTCCCTTCTTCAACCTGACCTTCGGCTTCCTGATGTCGCCGCTTTTGCTGGCGGTTCCCTTCGGGCCGATGCTCGCCTGGAAACGCGGCGACCTGCTGGCGGCGCTGCAGCGGCTCTATCTGGCGGCCGGACTGGCGCTGGTGGCGGGGCTTGCCCTCTTCTATGCCGAGAACGGCGGTCCTGTGCTCTCGGTCTTCGGCCTTGCCGCTGCCTTCTTCCTGATCTTAGGGGCGCTCGCCGATCTCTGGTATCGCGCCGGCTTCGGCAAGCAGACCGCAGCGGTCGCCTGGGGCCGCTTCAAGGGCCTGCCGCGCTCGGCCTTCGGCACGTCGCTTGCCCATATGGGGCTTGGCATCACCGTGCTCGGCATTGTTGCCGTGACCACATTCGAGACGGAAACCGTGGTCGAGATGAAGCCCGGCATGACGGCCGAGGCGGGTGGCTTTGTCCTGACCTTCGACGGCCTGCGCCCGGCCCAGGGACCGAACTATACCGAGGACCGCGGCCATTTCACCATCCGCAAGGGCGGCGTGGCGGTCGCAGACGTCTGGTCCTCGAAACGTCTCTATACGGCGCGACGCATGCCGACGACCGAGGCCGGTATCGTCACATTCGGGCTCAGCCAACTCTATGTCTCGCTCGGCGACCCGATGGCCGACGGCGGTCTGGTCGTGCGGATCTGGTGGAAGCCGTGGATCCTGTGCATCTGGCTCGGCACGCTGGTGATGATGGCGGGCGGTGTCGTGTCACTGTCCGACCGGCGTCTGCGCGTCGGCGTGCCGAAGCGCAAGGCCAAGGCGGCGACGCCCGTGCCCGAACAGGTGGCGGAGGCGGCGGAATGA
- a CDS encoding cytochrome c-type biogenesis protein codes for MLMLLLAPIHAFAVNPDEVLADPVLEQRARTLSSELRCMVCQNQSIDDSNAELARDLRLVVRERLVNGDTNEQVLDYVVSRYGEFVLLKPRLSAKTLILWGAPATLALIAMIVAVFYARRRASEPVEKLSAEEEARLGKLLDE; via the coding sequence ATGCTGATGCTGCTCCTTGCCCCCATCCATGCCTTTGCCGTCAATCCCGACGAGGTGCTGGCGGATCCCGTGCTGGAACAGCGGGCGCGCACCCTGTCATCCGAATTGCGCTGCATGGTTTGCCAGAACCAGTCTATCGACGATTCCAATGCCGAGCTTGCCCGCGATCTCCGGCTTGTCGTGCGCGAGCGGCTGGTCAATGGCGACACCAATGAGCAGGTGCTCGACTATGTCGTGTCGCGCTACGGCGAATTCGTGCTGTTGAAGCCGCGCCTGAGCGCCAAGACGCTGATCCTGTGGGGCGCCCCCGCGACGCTGGCCCTCATCGCGATGATCGTCGCGGTCTTCTATGCGCGCCGCCGGGCAAGCGAGCCGGTGGAAAAGCTGTCGGCCGAGGAAGAAGCCCGCCTCGGCAAGCTGCTGGACGAGTGA
- a CDS encoding type II toxin-antitoxin system RelE/ParE family toxin, with amino-acid sequence MKVVLSPDARAYAVAEATYLKERSPQAAEQFGAILKQVRRDLSRFPELGHVAEEIPVAGIRRLVVGSYLIDYEFQGPAIVILAIRHGRQRPPGIEIEDDFDYEAVDRDIPGD; translated from the coding sequence GTGAAGGTTGTCCTGTCACCGGATGCCAGAGCATATGCCGTCGCCGAAGCGACTTACCTGAAAGAACGAAGTCCGCAGGCAGCGGAGCAGTTCGGCGCAATTCTCAAGCAAGTACGCCGCGACCTCAGCCGCTTTCCTGAATTGGGGCATGTCGCGGAGGAAATCCCAGTCGCCGGGATACGCCGGCTGGTCGTCGGCTCCTATCTGATCGATTACGAATTTCAGGGGCCCGCAATCGTCATCCTGGCAATCCGGCATGGACGCCAGCGTCCGCCCGGGATCGAGATTGAGGACGACTTCGACTATGAAGCGGTGGACCGTGACATCCCGGGAGACTAG
- a CDS encoding CopG family ribbon-helix-helix protein: MSERELSDPITVRLPLDLLAEIEDIAAICERSRSWVLVRALKSFLAAEGREIIELDKARRDVGAGLGVDLDDVIDEVDAIVKGAAA, encoded by the coding sequence ATGTCAGAACGTGAACTTTCCGACCCGATCACGGTGCGCCTGCCGCTCGACCTGCTGGCCGAAATCGAAGATATCGCCGCTATCTGTGAGCGAAGCCGCAGCTGGGTTCTTGTCCGCGCGTTGAAATCCTTTCTCGCCGCCGAAGGTCGTGAAATCATCGAACTCGACAAGGCAAGGCGCGATGTCGGCGCTGGCCTCGGCGTCGATCTCGATGACGTGATTGATGAGGTCGATGCGATCGTCAAGGGCGCTGCCGCGTGA